Proteins encoded in a region of the Streptomyces sp. NBC_00258 genome:
- a CDS encoding ribonuclease Z, whose translation MSVRELVVLGTASQVPTRHRNHNGYLLRWDGEGILFDPGEGTQRQMLRAGVAAHDLHRICVTHFHGDHSLGLAGVIQRINLDRVPHEITAHFPRSGQRFYDRLRYSTAYRETVPLTEAPVDSDGVLASTASYVLEARKLSHPVESYGYRLVETDGRRMLPERLASYGIKGADVGRIQREGALGDVSLDEVSELRRGQRFAFVMDTRLCDGVYALAEGCDMLVIESTFLDGDMQLAVDHGHLTAGQAGAVARDAGVRHLVLTHFSQRYDDPDEFERQARAAGFEGELTVAHDLLRVPVPKRS comes from the coding sequence ATGTCCGTACGCGAATTGGTGGTCCTCGGCACCGCCAGCCAGGTGCCCACCAGGCACCGCAACCACAACGGCTATCTGCTGCGCTGGGACGGCGAGGGCATTCTCTTCGACCCCGGAGAGGGCACGCAGCGGCAGATGCTGCGCGCCGGGGTCGCCGCCCACGACCTCCACCGGATCTGCGTCACGCACTTCCACGGGGACCACTCCCTCGGCCTCGCCGGGGTGATCCAGCGGATCAACCTCGACCGGGTGCCGCACGAGATCACCGCCCACTTCCCGCGCTCCGGGCAGCGGTTCTACGACCGGCTGCGGTACTCGACCGCCTACCGCGAGACGGTCCCGCTCACCGAGGCGCCGGTCGACTCCGACGGCGTCCTCGCGTCCACGGCGTCGTACGTGCTGGAGGCCCGTAAGCTCTCCCACCCCGTCGAGTCGTACGGCTACCGGCTCGTCGAGACCGACGGGCGGCGGATGCTGCCCGAGCGGCTCGCCTCGTACGGGATCAAGGGGGCGGACGTGGGACGGATCCAGCGGGAGGGCGCGCTGGGGGACGTGTCGCTCGACGAGGTCAGCGAGCTGCGGCGCGGGCAGCGGTTCGCCTTCGTCATGGACACCCGGCTGTGCGACGGGGTGTACGCGCTCGCGGAGGGGTGCGACATGCTCGTCATCGAGTCGACGTTCCTGGACGGGGACATGCAACTCGCCGTCGACCACGGCCACCTGACGGCAGGTCAGGCGGGGGCGGTGGCCCGGGACGCGGGCGTACGGCATCTCGTGCTCACGCACTTCAGCCAGCGGTACGACGACCCCGACGAGTTCGAGCGGCAGGCACGGGCCGCCGGCTTCGAGGGGGAGCTGACGGTGGCGCACGATCTGCTCCGGGTGCCGGTACCGAAGCGCAGCTGA